One window of the Rhipicephalus microplus isolate Deutch F79 chromosome 2, USDA_Rmic, whole genome shotgun sequence genome contains the following:
- the LOC142794068 gene encoding uncharacterized protein LOC142794068, with translation MPIYTAKPLVQPPLRLDANHGAASKKPDDEPPISMAGSPPKATKKVKPKFTLTPDDVQKFHALFSKRWCYLSRTRFLFLTGWLLPIVIAYVATATLTAQRAAEKGQPSRNVVLSATTQFGDDVRTFLSEGSEANASSDYRLLMYHQAMAIDSLEDPHEELLAALEDNYLEYGAGYPFGAVINSSTLIEAWYNPTSMMSLPVLNNLMHIVRLRTASGRHDQSITTKLSLYPLPEDVLRTTSTRKRDEETLGQLQLAVEQAWIYWGCLATVSMGLIVSSFVVFPAAENHGGARGLQLMTGVSGCTFMSAHFLFDLAFYLVPMAVIYGVFAVSQRLRFETIVALAAVVLSFAPSGIILPYLVAEHIETEGTAYSIIVGLFAVGGPAVFLFYMTSLPALNSQVLRVPLLFLPPFLLGATTIQAVSLDYEASMCELLRLRPKLDDLIIGVCDDMRLLGSGIVHCCKKCHC, from the exons ATGCCAATTTACACAGCCAAGCCACTCGTGCAACCACCGCTGAGACTGGACGCCAACCATGGTGCTGCATCCAAGAAGCCGGATGACGAGCCTCCGATTTCGATGGCCG GATCACCACCTAAAGCCACAAAGAAGGTCAAGCCGAAGTTTACCTTGACGCCGGACGACGTTCAAAAATTCCACGCCCTGTTTtccaagcgctggtgctacttgagCCGCACTCGTTTCCTTTTCCTCACCGGCTGGCTACTTCCGATCGTGATAGCCTACGTGGCCACCGCCACACTGACGGCACAACGGGCGGCAGAGAAAGGGCAGCCCTCACGAAACGTCGTCCTCAGTGCCACCACGCAGTTCGGAGATGATGTGCGCACCTTTCTGAGCGAGGGGAGCGAGGCAAATGCTTCCAGCGACTACCGGCTGCTCATGTACCACCAGGCAATGGCTATCGATTCTCTCGAGGACCCGCACGAGGAGCTGCTCGCTGCCCTGGAAGATAACTACCTCGAGTATGGAGCAGGCTATCCATTTGGAGCCGTTATCAACTCTTCGACCTT AATTGAAGCCTGGTACAACCCCACAAGTATGATGAGCCTGCCTGTGCTTAACAACCTGATGCACATCGTTCGGCTGAGGACCGCATCCGGCCGGCACGACCAGAGCATCACGACCAAGCTCTCGCTTTACCCGTTGCCCGAGGACGTCCTGAGAACTACGTCGACTCGCAAGCGTGACGAAGAGACCTTGGGGCAGCTGCAGCTCGCCGTGGAGCAGGCGTGGATCTATTGGGGCTGCTTGGCCACAGTCAGCATGGGCCTGATCGTATCCTCATTCGTGGTGTTCCCCGCAGCCGAGAACCACGGCGGAGCTCGCGGTCTGCAACTCATGACAGGCGTTTCTGGCTGTACTTTTATGTCGGCGCACTTCCTGTTCGACCTCGCCTTCTACCTCGTCCCGATGGCTGTCATCTACGGAGTGTTCGCGGTATCGCAACGCCTACGCTTTGAGACCATAG TGGCTCTCGCCGCAGTCGTGCTGTCGTTCGCTCCGAGCGGCATAATACTACCGTACTTGGTGGCGGAGCACATCGAAACCGAGGGGACTGCGTATTCCATCATAGTCGGCCTATTCGCTGTAGGAG GGCCTGCGGTCTTTTTGTTCTACATGACCAGTTTGCCCGCGCTTAACAGCCAGGTGTTGCGCGTGCCTCTGCTCTTCCTTCCACCCTTCTTGCTCGGCGCCACCACTATCCAGGCTGTAAGCCTCGACTACGAAGCGAGCATGTGCGAGCTCTTACGCCTGCGACCGAAGCTGGACGACTTAATCATCGGCGTGTGCGACGATATGCGCCTGCTCGGATCGGGCATCGTCCACTGCTGTAAAA AGTGCCATTGTTAA